In Vitis riparia cultivar Riparia Gloire de Montpellier isolate 1030 chromosome 19, EGFV_Vit.rip_1.0, whole genome shotgun sequence, the following proteins share a genomic window:
- the LOC117909640 gene encoding uncharacterized protein LOC117909640 isoform X3 yields the protein MRRLFLIINLGFYQELVCSGMCILWIIVRMLKNWFLQVVSSIIPMRRRLSVPECVPGTLLWPLFGYVVDCTHLQPSTMQSIFRVSVMKNVPPSLGFSSSFSRLHSLGALQMSVNAGETLDSDECGESKLGADSSKKHTLNGVVQLDSYSNSGEIYINDHCKESQRRRKIGLANKGRVPWNKGRKHSAETREKIRQRTIQALRDPKVRQKMSECPRTHSEQSKAKIRSSLRRVWGERLKWKRSREKFYLSWAESIAKAAKKGGSDQEELDWDSYDKIKEEIALQQLQWAENKKKAKELAKMRAERAARARAEKMAMLAEKRRERERQAEARGEIKRETTRKSKEDKEELAVAKGLKLKERLTKMVKEVNQLYNNPISGINLNQSKFRSTVKIFQGAVHNKLFIIAHPHVPTD from the exons ATGAGAAGGTTGTTTCTAATCATAAATTTGGGTTTTTATCAGGAGCTTGTCTGTTCCGGAATGTGTATATTGTGGATAATAGTTAGAATGCTGAAAAATTGGTTTCTGCAAGTGGTTAGCTCCATTATTCCTATGAGAAG GAGATTGTCTGTTCCGGAATGTGTTCCGGGCACCCTTTTGTGGCCGCTGTTTGGCTATGTGGTGGACTGCACACATTTGCAACCAAGCACAATGCAATCAATTTTTCGGGTTTCTGTCATGAAGAATGTGCCTCCCTCTCTTGGGTTTAGTAGTTCCTTCTCAAGACTCCACTCTCTTGGAGCACTGCAAATGAGCGTCAATGCAGGAGAAACACTTGATTCTGATGAGTGTGGGGAGTCAAAACTTGGGGCAGATTCATCTAAGAAGCATACTTTGAATGGGGTGGTTCAGTTGGATAGTTATTCCAACTCGGGTGAAATTTATATCAATGATCATTGTAAGGAAagccaaagaagaagaaagatagGTCTAGCAAACAAAGGTAGAGTTCCATGGAATAAAGGCAGAAAACATAGTGCAG AGACTCGTGAGAAGATCAGACAGAGAACAATACAAGCCTTGAGAGATCCCAAG GTTAGACAGAAGATGTCTGAATGTCCCCGTACTCACAG CGAACAAAGCAAGGCAAAAATACGGTCTTCACTCCGCCGGGTCTGGGGAGAGCGCTTGAAATGGAAACGGTCAAGGGAGAAATTTTATCTGTCATGGGCAGAAAGCATAGCAAAGGCGGCTAAGAAAGGTGGGAGTGACCAAGAAGAACTAGATTGGGATAGCTATGATAAGATAAAAGAAGAGATAGCTCTTCAACAGCTTCAGTGGgctgaaaacaagaaaaaggcaAAGGAACTTGCAAAGATGAGAGCAGAGAGAGCTGCACGGGCCAGAGCAGAAAAGATGGCAATGCTTGCTGAAAAGAGAAGAGAGCGGGAACGGCAGGCAGAAGCAAGAGGAGAAATAAAGAGAGAGACAACtaggaaatcaaaggaagacAAAGAAGAGTTAGCAGTTGCCAAGGGCTTAAAACTCAAAGAGAGATTAACAAAG ATGGTGAAAGAAGTAAATCAGTTGTACAACAACCCCATTTCGGGTATCAATTTGAACCAAAGCAAATTTCGATCTACAGTGAAAATCTTCCAGGGAGCAGTTCACAACAAGCTGTTCATCATAGCTCATCCTCATGTACCAACAGACTAG
- the LOC117909640 gene encoding inner centromere protein isoform X4, producing the protein MPFFHLRLSVPECVPGTLLWPLFGYVVDCTHLQPSTMQSIFRVSVMKNVPPSLGFSSSFSRLHSLGALQMSVNAGETLDSDECGESKLGADSSKKHTLNGVVQLDSYSNSGEIYINDHCKESQRRRKIGLANKGRVPWNKGRKHSAETREKIRQRTIQALRDPKVRQKMSECPRTHSEQSKAKIRSSLRRVWGERLKWKRSREKFYLSWAESIAKAAKKGGSDQEELDWDSYDKIKEEIALQQLQWAENKKKAKELAKMRAERAARARAEKMAMLAEKRRERERQAEARGEIKRETTRKSKEDKEELAVAKGLKLKERLTKLHKKKSINGQVASLREMVISHIPACEKLDLEFIKRERMQREVSLADQIRAAKSKRAQSAMREALTELSPSCPSSERSRW; encoded by the exons ATGCCATTCTTTCATTT GAGATTGTCTGTTCCGGAATGTGTTCCGGGCACCCTTTTGTGGCCGCTGTTTGGCTATGTGGTGGACTGCACACATTTGCAACCAAGCACAATGCAATCAATTTTTCGGGTTTCTGTCATGAAGAATGTGCCTCCCTCTCTTGGGTTTAGTAGTTCCTTCTCAAGACTCCACTCTCTTGGAGCACTGCAAATGAGCGTCAATGCAGGAGAAACACTTGATTCTGATGAGTGTGGGGAGTCAAAACTTGGGGCAGATTCATCTAAGAAGCATACTTTGAATGGGGTGGTTCAGTTGGATAGTTATTCCAACTCGGGTGAAATTTATATCAATGATCATTGTAAGGAAagccaaagaagaagaaagatagGTCTAGCAAACAAAGGTAGAGTTCCATGGAATAAAGGCAGAAAACATAGTGCAG AGACTCGTGAGAAGATCAGACAGAGAACAATACAAGCCTTGAGAGATCCCAAG GTTAGACAGAAGATGTCTGAATGTCCCCGTACTCACAG CGAACAAAGCAAGGCAAAAATACGGTCTTCACTCCGCCGGGTCTGGGGAGAGCGCTTGAAATGGAAACGGTCAAGGGAGAAATTTTATCTGTCATGGGCAGAAAGCATAGCAAAGGCGGCTAAGAAAGGTGGGAGTGACCAAGAAGAACTAGATTGGGATAGCTATGATAAGATAAAAGAAGAGATAGCTCTTCAACAGCTTCAGTGGgctgaaaacaagaaaaaggcaAAGGAACTTGCAAAGATGAGAGCAGAGAGAGCTGCACGGGCCAGAGCAGAAAAGATGGCAATGCTTGCTGAAAAGAGAAGAGAGCGGGAACGGCAGGCAGAAGCAAGAGGAGAAATAAAGAGAGAGACAACtaggaaatcaaaggaagacAAAGAAGAGTTAGCAGTTGCCAAGGGCTTAAAACTCAAAGAGAGATTAACAAAG CTTCACAAGAAGAAATCCATAAATGGTCAAGTTGCGAGTCTAAGGGAGATGGTTATCTCTCACATCCCAGCTTGTGAGAAATTGGATCTGGAGTTcataaaaagagagagaatgcaaagagaagTCTCTCTTGCAGATCAGATTCGTGCTGCCAAGAGCAAAAGGGCACAATCAGCAATGAGGGAAGCTCTGACTGAGCTATCCCCCAGTTGCCCATCCAGTGAAAGATCGAG ATGGTGA
- the LOC117909640 gene encoding inner centromere protein isoform X2 codes for MCILWIIVRMLKNWFLQVVSSIIPMRRRLSVPECVPGTLLWPLFGYVVDCTHLQPSTMQSIFRVSVMKNVPPSLGFSSSFSRLHSLGALQMSVNAGETLDSDECGESKLGADSSKKHTLNGVVQLDSYSNSGEIYINDHCKESQRRRKIGLANKGRVPWNKGRKHSAETREKIRQRTIQALRDPKVRQKMSECPRTHSEQSKAKIRSSLRRVWGERLKWKRSREKFYLSWAESIAKAAKKGGSDQEELDWDSYDKIKEEIALQQLQWAENKKKAKELAKMRAERAARARAEKMAMLAEKRRERERQAEARGEIKRETTRKSKEDKEELAVAKGLKLKERLTKLHKKKSINGQVASLREMVISHIPACEKLDLEFIKRERMQREVSLADQIRAAKSKRAQSAMREALTELSPSCPSSERSRW; via the exons ATGTGTATATTGTGGATAATAGTTAGAATGCTGAAAAATTGGTTTCTGCAAGTGGTTAGCTCCATTATTCCTATGAGAAG GAGATTGTCTGTTCCGGAATGTGTTCCGGGCACCCTTTTGTGGCCGCTGTTTGGCTATGTGGTGGACTGCACACATTTGCAACCAAGCACAATGCAATCAATTTTTCGGGTTTCTGTCATGAAGAATGTGCCTCCCTCTCTTGGGTTTAGTAGTTCCTTCTCAAGACTCCACTCTCTTGGAGCACTGCAAATGAGCGTCAATGCAGGAGAAACACTTGATTCTGATGAGTGTGGGGAGTCAAAACTTGGGGCAGATTCATCTAAGAAGCATACTTTGAATGGGGTGGTTCAGTTGGATAGTTATTCCAACTCGGGTGAAATTTATATCAATGATCATTGTAAGGAAagccaaagaagaagaaagatagGTCTAGCAAACAAAGGTAGAGTTCCATGGAATAAAGGCAGAAAACATAGTGCAG AGACTCGTGAGAAGATCAGACAGAGAACAATACAAGCCTTGAGAGATCCCAAG GTTAGACAGAAGATGTCTGAATGTCCCCGTACTCACAG CGAACAAAGCAAGGCAAAAATACGGTCTTCACTCCGCCGGGTCTGGGGAGAGCGCTTGAAATGGAAACGGTCAAGGGAGAAATTTTATCTGTCATGGGCAGAAAGCATAGCAAAGGCGGCTAAGAAAGGTGGGAGTGACCAAGAAGAACTAGATTGGGATAGCTATGATAAGATAAAAGAAGAGATAGCTCTTCAACAGCTTCAGTGGgctgaaaacaagaaaaaggcaAAGGAACTTGCAAAGATGAGAGCAGAGAGAGCTGCACGGGCCAGAGCAGAAAAGATGGCAATGCTTGCTGAAAAGAGAAGAGAGCGGGAACGGCAGGCAGAAGCAAGAGGAGAAATAAAGAGAGAGACAACtaggaaatcaaaggaagacAAAGAAGAGTTAGCAGTTGCCAAGGGCTTAAAACTCAAAGAGAGATTAACAAAG CTTCACAAGAAGAAATCCATAAATGGTCAAGTTGCGAGTCTAAGGGAGATGGTTATCTCTCACATCCCAGCTTGTGAGAAATTGGATCTGGAGTTcataaaaagagagagaatgcaaagagaagTCTCTCTTGCAGATCAGATTCGTGCTGCCAAGAGCAAAAGGGCACAATCAGCAATGAGGGAAGCTCTGACTGAGCTATCCCCCAGTTGCCCATCCAGTGAAAGATCGAG ATGGTGA
- the LOC117909640 gene encoding inner centromere protein isoform X6: MQSIFRVSVMKNVPPSLGFSSSFSRLHSLGALQMSVNAGETLDSDECGESKLGADSSKKHTLNGVVQLDSYSNSGEIYINDHCKESQRRRKIGLANKGRVPWNKGRKHSAETREKIRQRTIQALRDPKVRQKMSECPRTHSEQSKAKIRSSLRRVWGERLKWKRSREKFYLSWAESIAKAAKKGGSDQEELDWDSYDKIKEEIALQQLQWAENKKKAKELAKMRAERAARARAEKMAMLAEKRRERERQAEARGEIKRETTRKSKEDKEELAVAKGLKLKERLTKLHKKKSINGQVASLREMVISHIPACEKLDLEFIKRERMQREVSLADQIRAAKSKRAQSAMREALTELSPSCPSSERSRW; encoded by the exons ATGCAATCAATTTTTCGGGTTTCTGTCATGAAGAATGTGCCTCCCTCTCTTGGGTTTAGTAGTTCCTTCTCAAGACTCCACTCTCTTGGAGCACTGCAAATGAGCGTCAATGCAGGAGAAACACTTGATTCTGATGAGTGTGGGGAGTCAAAACTTGGGGCAGATTCATCTAAGAAGCATACTTTGAATGGGGTGGTTCAGTTGGATAGTTATTCCAACTCGGGTGAAATTTATATCAATGATCATTGTAAGGAAagccaaagaagaagaaagatagGTCTAGCAAACAAAGGTAGAGTTCCATGGAATAAAGGCAGAAAACATAGTGCAG AGACTCGTGAGAAGATCAGACAGAGAACAATACAAGCCTTGAGAGATCCCAAG GTTAGACAGAAGATGTCTGAATGTCCCCGTACTCACAG CGAACAAAGCAAGGCAAAAATACGGTCTTCACTCCGCCGGGTCTGGGGAGAGCGCTTGAAATGGAAACGGTCAAGGGAGAAATTTTATCTGTCATGGGCAGAAAGCATAGCAAAGGCGGCTAAGAAAGGTGGGAGTGACCAAGAAGAACTAGATTGGGATAGCTATGATAAGATAAAAGAAGAGATAGCTCTTCAACAGCTTCAGTGGgctgaaaacaagaaaaaggcaAAGGAACTTGCAAAGATGAGAGCAGAGAGAGCTGCACGGGCCAGAGCAGAAAAGATGGCAATGCTTGCTGAAAAGAGAAGAGAGCGGGAACGGCAGGCAGAAGCAAGAGGAGAAATAAAGAGAGAGACAACtaggaaatcaaaggaagacAAAGAAGAGTTAGCAGTTGCCAAGGGCTTAAAACTCAAAGAGAGATTAACAAAG CTTCACAAGAAGAAATCCATAAATGGTCAAGTTGCGAGTCTAAGGGAGATGGTTATCTCTCACATCCCAGCTTGTGAGAAATTGGATCTGGAGTTcataaaaagagagagaatgcaaagagaagTCTCTCTTGCAGATCAGATTCGTGCTGCCAAGAGCAAAAGGGCACAATCAGCAATGAGGGAAGCTCTGACTGAGCTATCCCCCAGTTGCCCATCCAGTGAAAGATCGAG ATGGTGA
- the LOC117909640 gene encoding inner centromere protein isoform X1: MRRLFLIINLGFYQELVCSGMCILWIIVRMLKNWFLQVVSSIIPMRRRLSVPECVPGTLLWPLFGYVVDCTHLQPSTMQSIFRVSVMKNVPPSLGFSSSFSRLHSLGALQMSVNAGETLDSDECGESKLGADSSKKHTLNGVVQLDSYSNSGEIYINDHCKESQRRRKIGLANKGRVPWNKGRKHSAETREKIRQRTIQALRDPKVRQKMSECPRTHSEQSKAKIRSSLRRVWGERLKWKRSREKFYLSWAESIAKAAKKGGSDQEELDWDSYDKIKEEIALQQLQWAENKKKAKELAKMRAERAARARAEKMAMLAEKRRERERQAEARGEIKRETTRKSKEDKEELAVAKGLKLKERLTKLHKKKSINGQVASLREMVISHIPACEKLDLEFIKRERMQREVSLADQIRAAKSKRAQSAMREALTELSPSCPSSERSRW; the protein is encoded by the exons ATGAGAAGGTTGTTTCTAATCATAAATTTGGGTTTTTATCAGGAGCTTGTCTGTTCCGGAATGTGTATATTGTGGATAATAGTTAGAATGCTGAAAAATTGGTTTCTGCAAGTGGTTAGCTCCATTATTCCTATGAGAAG GAGATTGTCTGTTCCGGAATGTGTTCCGGGCACCCTTTTGTGGCCGCTGTTTGGCTATGTGGTGGACTGCACACATTTGCAACCAAGCACAATGCAATCAATTTTTCGGGTTTCTGTCATGAAGAATGTGCCTCCCTCTCTTGGGTTTAGTAGTTCCTTCTCAAGACTCCACTCTCTTGGAGCACTGCAAATGAGCGTCAATGCAGGAGAAACACTTGATTCTGATGAGTGTGGGGAGTCAAAACTTGGGGCAGATTCATCTAAGAAGCATACTTTGAATGGGGTGGTTCAGTTGGATAGTTATTCCAACTCGGGTGAAATTTATATCAATGATCATTGTAAGGAAagccaaagaagaagaaagatagGTCTAGCAAACAAAGGTAGAGTTCCATGGAATAAAGGCAGAAAACATAGTGCAG AGACTCGTGAGAAGATCAGACAGAGAACAATACAAGCCTTGAGAGATCCCAAG GTTAGACAGAAGATGTCTGAATGTCCCCGTACTCACAG CGAACAAAGCAAGGCAAAAATACGGTCTTCACTCCGCCGGGTCTGGGGAGAGCGCTTGAAATGGAAACGGTCAAGGGAGAAATTTTATCTGTCATGGGCAGAAAGCATAGCAAAGGCGGCTAAGAAAGGTGGGAGTGACCAAGAAGAACTAGATTGGGATAGCTATGATAAGATAAAAGAAGAGATAGCTCTTCAACAGCTTCAGTGGgctgaaaacaagaaaaaggcaAAGGAACTTGCAAAGATGAGAGCAGAGAGAGCTGCACGGGCCAGAGCAGAAAAGATGGCAATGCTTGCTGAAAAGAGAAGAGAGCGGGAACGGCAGGCAGAAGCAAGAGGAGAAATAAAGAGAGAGACAACtaggaaatcaaaggaagacAAAGAAGAGTTAGCAGTTGCCAAGGGCTTAAAACTCAAAGAGAGATTAACAAAG CTTCACAAGAAGAAATCCATAAATGGTCAAGTTGCGAGTCTAAGGGAGATGGTTATCTCTCACATCCCAGCTTGTGAGAAATTGGATCTGGAGTTcataaaaagagagagaatgcaaagagaagTCTCTCTTGCAGATCAGATTCGTGCTGCCAAGAGCAAAAGGGCACAATCAGCAATGAGGGAAGCTCTGACTGAGCTATCCCCCAGTTGCCCATCCAGTGAAAGATCGAG ATGGTGA
- the LOC117909640 gene encoding uncharacterized protein LOC117909640 isoform X5 encodes MRRLFLIINLGFYQELVCSGMCILWIIVRMLKNWFLQVVSSIIPMRRRLSVPECVPGTLLWPLFGYVVDCTHLQPSTMQSIFRVSVMKNVPPSLGFSSSFSRLHSLGALQMSVNAGETLDSDECGESKLGADSSKKHTLNGVVQLDSYSNSGEIYINDHCKESQRRRKIGLANKGRVPWNKGRKHSAETREKIRQRTIQALRDPKVRQKMSECPRTHSEQSKAKIRSSLRRVWGERLKWKRSREKFYLSWAESIAKAAKKGGSDQEELDWDSYDKIKEEIALQQLQWAENKKKAKELAKMRAERAARARAEKMAMLAEKRRERERQAEARGEIKRETTRKSKEDKEELAVAKGLKLKERLTKMGK; translated from the exons ATGAGAAGGTTGTTTCTAATCATAAATTTGGGTTTTTATCAGGAGCTTGTCTGTTCCGGAATGTGTATATTGTGGATAATAGTTAGAATGCTGAAAAATTGGTTTCTGCAAGTGGTTAGCTCCATTATTCCTATGAGAAG GAGATTGTCTGTTCCGGAATGTGTTCCGGGCACCCTTTTGTGGCCGCTGTTTGGCTATGTGGTGGACTGCACACATTTGCAACCAAGCACAATGCAATCAATTTTTCGGGTTTCTGTCATGAAGAATGTGCCTCCCTCTCTTGGGTTTAGTAGTTCCTTCTCAAGACTCCACTCTCTTGGAGCACTGCAAATGAGCGTCAATGCAGGAGAAACACTTGATTCTGATGAGTGTGGGGAGTCAAAACTTGGGGCAGATTCATCTAAGAAGCATACTTTGAATGGGGTGGTTCAGTTGGATAGTTATTCCAACTCGGGTGAAATTTATATCAATGATCATTGTAAGGAAagccaaagaagaagaaagatagGTCTAGCAAACAAAGGTAGAGTTCCATGGAATAAAGGCAGAAAACATAGTGCAG AGACTCGTGAGAAGATCAGACAGAGAACAATACAAGCCTTGAGAGATCCCAAG GTTAGACAGAAGATGTCTGAATGTCCCCGTACTCACAG CGAACAAAGCAAGGCAAAAATACGGTCTTCACTCCGCCGGGTCTGGGGAGAGCGCTTGAAATGGAAACGGTCAAGGGAGAAATTTTATCTGTCATGGGCAGAAAGCATAGCAAAGGCGGCTAAGAAAGGTGGGAGTGACCAAGAAGAACTAGATTGGGATAGCTATGATAAGATAAAAGAAGAGATAGCTCTTCAACAGCTTCAGTGGgctgaaaacaagaaaaaggcaAAGGAACTTGCAAAGATGAGAGCAGAGAGAGCTGCACGGGCCAGAGCAGAAAAGATGGCAATGCTTGCTGAAAAGAGAAGAGAGCGGGAACGGCAGGCAGAAGCAAGAGGAGAAATAAAGAGAGAGACAACtaggaaatcaaaggaagacAAAGAAGAGTTAGCAGTTGCCAAGGGCTTAAAACTCAAAGAGAGATTAACAAAG ATGGGCAAGTGA
- the LOC117909373 gene encoding UBP1-associated protein 2C: MDATKKRKMDENGLVSTDGDSLTKLAPEDARKIIEPFGHDQLLEILQNAAVRHLDVLDAIRSIADRDLTQRKLFIRGLGWDTTTEGLRQLFSAYGELEEAVVILDKVTAKSKGYGFVTFKHVDGALLALKEPSKKIDGRMTVTQLAASGLSGPASNASAVDVSMRKIYVANVPVDMPADRLLAHFSSYGEIEEGPLGFDKQTGKSRGFALFVYKTAEAAQAALVDPTKMIDGRQLVCKLAIEGKKGKTGGPAQAPTGVPGEAGHGDGLGGPPQGSMPGSLGSQYPGGPGGISAYGGFSGGPPPLGHHHPLNSSLPSSLGGGPGLSSQVPSSLGGSAGYGAGLGGPYGSAHYGGPNSAGYSGLGGAGGLGGAAGALGVAGGALGVAGGGSSLYRLPPSTVGMPSGGYPDSGHYSLSSSSAYPSQIHQPAGTSPVPRVPPGGMYPSGPPYY; this comes from the coding sequence ATGGACGCCACCAAGAAGAGGAAGATGGACGAAAACGGCCTCGTATCCACCGACGGCGACTCCCTCACCAAGCTTGCTCCCGAAGACGCCCGCAAAATAATCGAGCCCTTCGGTCACGATCAACTTCTCGAGATCCTCCAGAACGCCGCCGTCCGCCACCTCGACGTCCTCGACGCCATCCGATCTATCGCCGACCGCGACCTCACCCAGCGCAAGTTGTTCATTCGCGGCCTCGGCTGGGACACCACCACTGAAGGGCTTCGCCAGCTCTTTTCTGCCTACGGCGAGCTCGAAGAGGCCGTGGTGATTCTCGATAAGGTCACGGCAAAGAGTAAGGGTTACGGGTTTGTGACGTTCAAGCACGTGGATGGGGCTTTGCTGGCTTTGAAGGAGCCCAGCAAGAAAATTGATGGGAGGATGACGGTTACGCAGCTTGCGGCTTCCGGGTTGTCGGGTCCGGCCTCGAACGCGTCGGCGGTGGATGTGTCCATGCGGAAGATTTATGTGGCGAACGTGCCGGTGGATATGCCAGCGGATAGGCTGTTGGCGCACTTTTCGTCCTATGGGGAAATTGAGGAGGGGCCGTTAGGGTTTGATAAGCAGACAGGGAAGTCGAGGGGCTTCGCTCTTTTTGTGTACAAGACTGCTGAGGCGGCGCAGGCCGCTTTAGTCGATCCAACGAAGATGATCGATGGGAGGCAACTGGTTTGCAAATTGGCGATAGAGGGGAAGAAGGGGAAGACCGGAGGTCCTGCTCAGGCGCCAACTGGGGTTCCTGGAGAAGCGGGACACGGTGACGGGCTTGGAGGGCCACCACAGGGGTCTATGCCCGGTTCTCTTGGTTCGCAGTATCCTGGTGGGCCAGGTGGGATTTCTGCGTATGGTGGGTTTTCCGGTGGCCCTCCACCGTTGGGTCATCACCATCCTTTGAACTCATCCTTGCCATCATCGCTCGGTGGTGGGCCGGGGTTGTCAAGTCAGGTTCCATCATCTTTGGGTGGCAGTGCTGGGTATGGTGCTGGGTTGGGTGGTCCTTATGGTTCTGCCCACTATGGAGGGCCCAATTCAGCAGGCTATAGCGGGTTGGGCGGAGCTGGAGGATTGGGAGGTGCTGCTGGGGCATTAGGAGTGGCTGGTGGTGCACTGGGCGTTGCTGGAGGTGGGTCTTCATTGTATAGGTTGCCACCGAGTACTGTTGGAATGCCTTCAGGTGGGTATCCTGATAGTGGGCACTATAGCCTGTCATCTTCCTCGGCCTATCCTAGCCAGATCCATCAGCCAGCAGGGACGTCTCCGGTGCCTAGGGTTCCACCAGGGGGAATGTACCCAAGCGGCCCCCCTTACTATTGA